A region of Pirellulales bacterium DNA encodes the following proteins:
- the fabI gene encoding enoyl-ACP reductase FabI yields the protein MEIVDLRGRRGLIIGIANEHSLAWAAAQHFRSAGAELAVTYRNDKAKPHVEPLAQKVGATIFLPCNVATASQLEEVFAAINGTWGCLDFALHAVAWARKDALLGRLTDCAAERFTEAMLVSCHSFIHMAKLAEPLMEKGGSLTTLSFYGAEKVVDHYNVMGPVKAALEASVRYLAHELGPKQIRVNAISAGTVATRAASGIEHFDELLNESVRKAPLRRLVEADEVGRAALLLASDYATAITGEVLHVDGGFHIEGMVFH from the coding sequence ATGGAAATCGTTGATCTGCGAGGACGCAGGGGCCTGATTATCGGGATTGCCAACGAGCATAGCCTGGCTTGGGCGGCCGCACAGCATTTCCGTAGCGCGGGAGCGGAACTCGCCGTGACCTATCGAAATGACAAGGCCAAGCCCCATGTCGAACCACTTGCGCAAAAAGTCGGAGCGACAATATTCCTTCCATGCAATGTCGCCACAGCAAGTCAATTAGAAGAGGTGTTCGCCGCGATCAACGGCACATGGGGATGTCTAGACTTCGCACTTCATGCGGTCGCCTGGGCGCGCAAGGATGCACTTCTTGGTCGCCTGACCGATTGCGCTGCGGAACGCTTCACGGAGGCGATGTTGGTTTCCTGTCATTCGTTCATCCATATGGCAAAATTGGCAGAGCCGCTGATGGAAAAGGGCGGAAGTTTAACGACACTAAGCTTCTACGGCGCGGAGAAGGTCGTCGACCATTACAACGTTATGGGACCCGTCAAAGCGGCGCTTGAGGCCTCAGTACGATATCTCGCCCACGAGCTCGGCCCAAAGCAGATTCGTGTCAATGCCATTTCAGCTGGAACTGTCGCGACCCGCGCGGCGTCCGGTATCGAACACTTCGACGAACTTTTGAACGAGTCCGTCCGAAAGGCGCCGCTACGCCGTTTGGTCGAAGCAGATGAAGTCGGCCGCGCTGCGCTGTTGCTTGCGAGCGATTATGCGACGGCGATTACCGGCGAGGTGCTGCACGTCGA